The following are from one region of the Deinococcus roseus genome:
- a CDS encoding carbohydrate ABC transporter permease codes for MTPRLTLQLIAGFAILLFLSAYVFPYFYLLSTSLKPAVDAITVPPTLLPEAFSLQNYLTVLANPGTLKSFSNSLIIALCSTLLSLVLSVPAAYGITRYSTVPGRLFLVLALCARMIPYISIGVPLFNFMKNLHLIDTHLAVILAHTTINLPLSIWLMCSFFEGFPTAIEEAARVDGCSRFGALIRVIVPVASGGIAVTAIFAFLTSWNEFLFSLLLTTVNAKTAPIAIAEFNTQYSVDWGAMAAMSILFSLPVMLFSFFMQKRIVSGLTMGAVKQ; via the coding sequence ATGACCCCCCGCCTGACCCTGCAATTGATCGCTGGATTTGCCATCCTGCTGTTCCTCTCCGCCTACGTGTTTCCCTACTTCTACCTGCTCTCCACCTCTTTAAAGCCTGCAGTGGACGCCATCACCGTGCCGCCCACTTTGCTGCCAGAGGCCTTCAGTTTGCAGAATTACCTGACCGTGCTGGCCAACCCTGGCACCCTCAAATCCTTCTCCAACAGCCTGATCATTGCGCTGTGCAGCACGCTGCTTTCCCTGGTGCTCTCGGTGCCAGCAGCTTACGGGATCACCCGCTATTCCACCGTTCCCGGCAGGCTTTTTCTGGTGCTGGCCCTGTGTGCCCGCATGATTCCCTACATCTCCATCGGGGTGCCCCTGTTCAATTTCATGAAGAACCTGCACCTGATCGACACCCACCTGGCGGTGATTCTGGCCCACACCACCATCAATTTGCCCTTATCGATCTGGCTGATGTGCAGTTTCTTTGAAGGCTTCCCAACCGCCATTGAAGAAGCCGCACGGGTGGATGGTTGCTCCCGTTTCGGTGCCCTGATCCGGGTGATTGTGCCTGTTGCGAGTGGAGGCATTGCGGTGACCGCGATTTTCGCCTTCCTGACCTCCTGGAATGAGTTTCTGTTTTCGCTTCTCCTCACCACTGTGAATGCCAAAACTGCCCCCATCGCCATCGCAGAATTCAACACCCAGTACAGCGTGGACTGGGGGGCCATGGCGGCCATGTCCATCCTGTTTTCCCTTCCGGTGATGCTGTTTTCCTTCTTCATGCAGAAGCGCATCGTGTCGGGCCTGACCATGGGAGCCGTGAAGCAATGA
- a CDS encoding carbohydrate ABC transporter permease gives MVSRGGQTHTRPRKPRRGLSDQNYVLMLLLPAAIFIGIFMLYPLGILVYNSFQHIKLTNPDSSTFAGLQNYLELFSSSRVRTSVGRTLQYTAVTLLAEFLLGFTSALLFSFLGRKSDLMRTVFLFPLMISPLVGGILWRFMLIDNFGIVNWVLYWMHLIKTPNDINWLSSPDLAIYSVTLPDVWLTTCFVSMILYAGLQNIPVELKEAANIDGASPLQVFMHIILPLLRPVIAVVLILRGIDAARTFDIIWVMTGGGPQFSTDVLSLQIYREMVRYGDLGSSSATATLFLVGLLIASLTLFFSIWKPGKH, from the coding sequence ATGGTCAGCCGTGGCGGCCAGACGCACACCCGTCCCCGGAAACCCCGGCGGGGCCTCTCCGATCAGAATTACGTCCTCATGCTGCTGCTGCCCGCCGCGATTTTCATTGGCATCTTCATGCTCTATCCGCTGGGGATTCTGGTGTACAACAGCTTCCAGCACATCAAACTCACCAATCCCGACAGCAGCACTTTCGCGGGCCTGCAAAATTACCTGGAACTCTTTTCCTCCAGTCGGGTCAGAACTTCGGTGGGCAGAACCCTGCAGTACACCGCTGTCACCCTGCTTGCCGAATTCCTGCTCGGGTTCACCTCTGCACTGCTTTTCTCCTTCCTGGGCAGGAAATCCGACCTGATGCGCACCGTCTTCCTCTTCCCGCTGATGATCTCCCCCCTGGTGGGGGGGATCCTGTGGCGCTTCATGCTGATCGACAATTTCGGCATTGTGAACTGGGTGCTGTACTGGATGCACCTGATCAAAACCCCCAACGACATCAACTGGCTGAGCAGCCCTGACCTGGCCATCTACTCGGTGACTTTGCCCGATGTGTGGCTCACCACCTGCTTCGTTTCCATGATCCTTTACGCCGGGCTGCAGAACATCCCTGTTGAACTCAAAGAAGCCGCCAACATCGACGGAGCCAGTCCTTTGCAGGTGTTCATGCACATCATCCTGCCGCTTTTAAGGCCCGTGATTGCCGTGGTGCTGATCTTGCGCGGCATCGACGCAGCCCGCACCTTCGACATCATCTGGGTGATGACCGGAGGCGGCCCGCAGTTCTCCACCGATGTGCTGAGCCTGCAAATTTACCGCGAAATGGTGCGTTACGGAGACCTCGGGTCCTCTTCTGCCACCGCGACATTGTTTCTGGTGGGCTTACTCATCGCCAGCCTGACGCTCTTTTTCTCCATCTGGAAGCCCGGAAAGCACTGA
- a CDS encoding ABC transporter substrate-binding protein yields the protein MKRTRPLLSLLSLALLAQAAQAETLTVLVEGGGFQLQEAIAKKWEKTTGNKVTFVNVPYAGVLEKLSAEMASGSASFDVATVDVAWLPMLQGFAEPLDSLFTAAVRKDIFPALLADAQYGGHYIGMPTWTNAEILLYRKDLFADPRNKADFKKQFGYDLKVPTTWKTFQDAAKFFTRDTNKDGIIDLYGTDVKGKVETEFLAYALQAGAKGLFVDDKGNALKQYRNEYVSALKYLTDLYRTQKVSPQPLDVDWNAAQQLFYQGKSAMTIFWAHAYKLTPEDSKVEGKVGAAPIIGGKSGAAAIAGSWYNIVPKTSKKKALAEEFVKFAYQNNVLGLDAPLGLAARKSAFASYQKKPGYEHLSALIKTLNFKNTAGRPRVESWQQITDEVLVPMIQDAFSGKKTPEQAVDWALSEVENYR from the coding sequence ATGAAACGCACCAGACCACTGCTGTCCCTTTTGTCTCTCGCCCTGCTTGCCCAGGCCGCCCAGGCCGAAACCCTCACCGTGCTGGTGGAAGGGGGAGGCTTCCAGTTGCAGGAAGCCATCGCCAAAAAATGGGAAAAAACCACCGGAAACAAAGTCACTTTTGTGAATGTGCCCTACGCCGGGGTGCTGGAAAAGCTCTCTGCAGAGATGGCTTCCGGTAGCGCTTCATTTGATGTGGCGACGGTGGATGTGGCCTGGCTTCCCATGCTGCAGGGTTTTGCAGAACCCCTGGACAGCCTCTTCACTGCAGCGGTGAGGAAAGACATCTTCCCGGCTTTGTTGGCAGATGCCCAGTACGGCGGTCACTACATTGGCATGCCCACCTGGACCAACGCCGAAATCCTGCTCTACCGCAAAGACCTCTTTGCAGACCCCAGAAACAAAGCAGACTTCAAAAAGCAGTTCGGATACGACCTCAAAGTCCCCACCACCTGGAAAACCTTTCAGGATGCTGCAAAATTCTTCACGCGGGACACCAACAAAGACGGCATCATCGACCTGTACGGCACCGATGTCAAAGGCAAGGTGGAAACCGAATTCCTGGCCTACGCCCTGCAGGCCGGAGCGAAGGGCCTCTTTGTGGACGACAAAGGCAACGCTTTAAAGCAGTACCGCAATGAATACGTCTCTGCCCTGAAGTACCTGACCGACCTGTACCGCACCCAGAAGGTTTCCCCTCAACCCCTGGATGTGGACTGGAACGCCGCCCAGCAGCTCTTTTACCAGGGCAAGAGCGCCATGACCATCTTCTGGGCACATGCCTACAAGCTCACCCCCGAAGACTCAAAAGTGGAAGGCAAAGTCGGCGCGGCCCCCATCATTGGAGGGAAGTCAGGCGCAGCCGCCATTGCCGGGTCCTGGTACAACATCGTGCCAAAGACCTCCAAAAAGAAAGCCCTGGCAGAAGAATTCGTCAAGTTCGCCTACCAGAACAACGTGCTGGGTCTGGATGCCCCACTGGGACTGGCTGCCCGCAAATCCGCCTTCGCCTCCTACCAGAAAAAACCCGGTTATGAGCACCTCTCTGCCCTGATCAAAACCCTGAACTTCAAGAACACCGCCGGACGCCCCAGGGTGGAAAGCTGGCAGCAGATCACCGATGAGGTGCTGGTCCCCATGATCCAGGACGCTTTCTCTGGCAAGAAAACCCCCGAGCAGGCCGTGGACTGGGCCCTTTCCGAAGTCGAGAATTACCGCTGA
- a CDS encoding glycoside hydrolase family 172 protein: protein MDVWNPNSPLGGLPFVKKARTLRESSYDRTGGNRDFRVVPAGATEVLIDREGTGCIKHIWMTTRCYAPHYLRKLVLEMYWDGEENPSVRVPFGDFFGIGHATCKHYVSLPLSMVFGERRGPKGPFAASMNCYFPMPFGSRAKIQIINESESPIENLFFYIDYELYTDEAPADLGRFHATWHRENPCEPVVYEATEENPAPWDLPGLNTTGDDNYVILDAEGEGHYVGCVLNIDNFDASNQVYTWPGEGDDMIFVDGESWPPQIHGTGTEDYFNCAWGFPSGEYAGPYHGISLGSDIQEHFGKWSLYRWHIEDPIRFSKSIRVTIEHGHANDQGNDYSSVGYWYQLEPHKPLPELPPVEDRLPRRWPEHGLWDK, encoded by the coding sequence ATGGACGTCTGGAACCCGAACAGCCCGCTCGGTGGGCTCCCCTTTGTCAAAAAAGCCCGCACCCTCAGAGAATCCAGCTACGACCGCACGGGCGGAAACCGCGACTTCCGGGTGGTCCCTGCAGGCGCAACCGAAGTCCTGATCGACCGCGAAGGGACTGGATGCATCAAGCACATCTGGATGACCACCCGCTGCTACGCCCCCCACTACCTGCGCAAACTGGTGCTGGAAATGTACTGGGATGGCGAGGAGAACCCCAGCGTGCGGGTGCCCTTCGGAGACTTTTTCGGAATCGGTCACGCCACCTGCAAACACTACGTGTCTTTGCCCCTCTCGATGGTCTTCGGAGAGCGCAGAGGTCCCAAGGGTCCCTTTGCAGCCTCCATGAACTGCTACTTCCCTATGCCCTTCGGAAGCCGCGCAAAAATCCAGATCATCAACGAATCGGAAAGCCCCATCGAGAACCTGTTCTTCTACATCGATTACGAACTCTACACCGATGAGGCCCCCGCAGACCTCGGGCGATTCCATGCCACCTGGCACCGCGAAAACCCCTGCGAACCCGTGGTCTACGAAGCCACAGAGGAAAATCCTGCTCCCTGGGACCTCCCCGGCCTGAACACCACTGGAGACGACAACTACGTGATTCTGGATGCAGAAGGCGAGGGGCACTATGTGGGCTGCGTGCTCAACATCGACAACTTCGACGCTTCAAATCAGGTCTACACCTGGCCCGGAGAAGGGGACGACATGATCTTCGTGGACGGCGAATCCTGGCCCCCGCAGATCCACGGCACCGGCACCGAAGATTACTTCAACTGCGCCTGGGGCTTCCCCAGTGGCGAATATGCTGGACCCTACCACGGCATCTCGCTGGGCAGCGACATTCAGGAGCATTTCGGCAAGTGGAGTTTGTACCGCTGGCACATCGAAGACCCCATCCGCTTCTCCAAATCCATCCGGGTCACCATCGAGCACGGCCACGCCAATGACCAGGGCAACGATTACTCCAGCGTGGGCTACTGGTACCAGCTGGAGCCCCACAAACCCCTCCCGGAACTTCCCCCTGTGGAAGACCGCCTGCCCAGACGCTGGCCTGAACACGGGCTCTGGGACAAGTGA
- a CDS encoding LacI family DNA-binding transcriptional regulator translates to MTKNGRVTLKDVAEVAGVSFKTVSRVANNDPNVRDELRQRILRIIDEMGYHPNHAARLMRSGTSSVIGLMTDRISTTPYAGNIVKGAQEAAWKHGQMLFIMNTDEDDALQKIAIDTMINRGVDGLIFAAVHHRRLTQEQVSDLKRGIPTVLVDCSSPDESISSMVPDEEQAGYEATRVLIEAGHTRIGFINGPARFPAAVGRHQGYLRALTEAGVSTGRELVVSGGWWQRDGYDNASRLLSLSQPPTAIFCASDRIAMGAYDAIKERGMKIPDDVAIVGFDNHEIIAAHLRPALTTMEIPYYHMGRWAVERVLQLKENPELPATFELAHCSLILRNSAGSGVPQLAE, encoded by the coding sequence ATGACCAAGAACGGCAGAGTCACCCTCAAAGACGTTGCAGAAGTTGCTGGAGTGTCCTTCAAGACCGTCTCACGGGTCGCCAACAACGATCCGAACGTGCGGGATGAGCTGCGCCAGAGGATCCTCAGAATCATCGATGAGATGGGCTACCACCCGAACCACGCTGCACGGCTGATGCGGTCTGGCACCTCCAGTGTGATCGGTCTCATGACGGACCGGATTTCCACCACCCCTTACGCCGGAAACATCGTGAAAGGGGCGCAGGAAGCCGCCTGGAAGCATGGCCAGATGCTTTTCATCATGAACACCGATGAAGACGATGCCCTGCAGAAAATCGCCATCGACACCATGATCAACCGGGGCGTGGACGGCCTGATTTTTGCTGCCGTGCACCACCGCAGGCTGACCCAGGAACAGGTGTCTGACCTCAAAAGGGGCATTCCCACCGTGCTGGTGGATTGCAGTTCCCCGGACGAAAGCATTTCCTCAATGGTTCCAGATGAAGAACAGGCCGGATATGAGGCCACCAGAGTGCTGATCGAGGCCGGACACACCCGCATCGGGTTCATCAATGGGCCTGCACGGTTTCCAGCAGCTGTGGGACGGCATCAGGGGTACCTGAGGGCACTCACCGAAGCCGGGGTTTCCACTGGCCGTGAACTGGTGGTTTCAGGCGGATGGTGGCAACGGGACGGTTATGACAATGCCAGCCGCCTGCTTTCGCTTTCCCAGCCTCCCACAGCGATTTTTTGCGCCAGTGACCGCATCGCCATGGGGGCCTATGACGCCATCAAAGAGCGGGGCATGAAGATTCCAGACGATGTGGCCATTGTGGGTTTCGACAACCACGAGATCATCGCTGCGCACCTGAGGCCCGCCCTGACCACCATGGAAATTCCCTACTACCACATGGGACGCTGGGCTGTGGAACGGGTTTTGCAGCTCAAAGAAAACCCCGAACTGCCTGCCACCTTTGAGCTGGCCCACTGCTCCCTGATTCTGAGGAATTCTGCAGGGTCAGGGGTCCCCCAGCTGGCTGAGTGA
- a CDS encoding peroxiredoxin family protein, translating into MTQMTQHAQQTAPTFEIPSSQGVQRLADHRGKSKVLLYFMREFNCPLCMRSVMAIHRIHPLLKQKGVQVIVIGGGDEKAATTVAQRFQFPFPIAADPERSVYRAYSLEKTLGFLQWNGTILIDQSGKIIYRKVSQRPGGSFDQAELEALL; encoded by the coding sequence ATGACCCAGATGACCCAGCACGCCCAGCAAACCGCACCCACCTTTGAAATCCCTTCCAGCCAGGGTGTGCAGCGTCTGGCAGACCACCGCGGCAAATCCAAAGTGCTGCTGTACTTCATGCGGGAATTCAATTGCCCCCTGTGCATGCGCAGCGTGATGGCCATTCACCGCATCCACCCCCTGCTCAAACAGAAAGGCGTGCAGGTGATCGTGATTGGCGGAGGAGACGAAAAAGCCGCCACCACCGTGGCCCAGCGCTTCCAGTTCCCTTTTCCCATTGCTGCTGACCCGGAGCGCAGCGTGTACCGCGCCTACAGCCTGGAGAAAACCCTGGGTTTCCTGCAGTGGAACGGCACCATCCTGATTGACCAGAGCGGAAAGATCATCTACCGCAAGGTTTCCCAGCGTCCGGGGGGCAGTTTCGATCAGGCCGAACTTGAAGCGCTGCTTTAA
- a CDS encoding NAD(P)/FAD-dependent oxidoreductase — MTSQIQPLVIIGSGPAGLTAALYAARARLHPLVIRGQTPGGQITTTEQIDNFPGFPDGISGFDLAVQMERHAQKYGAQYLDAFVSQVRLEQRPYLIHTDDGQQIRADQLIIATGSTPKTLGIPGEREFHNAGVEHCATCDGPLYAGQTVVVVGGGSTALTDALQLSRYAKEVLLLHRSGQFRAEKVLQEQVQAAPNIHLHLHTRLLEIQGSDQVERVLIEDLQSQQTRLLHTNAVFVCIGSTPSSQLFAGQLDFTPQGHIVADQRGRTSKAGVYAVGEVTDSPYRQAVTSAAEGARAALEAIHTAPVLERTTP, encoded by the coding sequence ATGACTTCTCAGATTCAACCCCTGGTGATCATCGGTTCGGGACCTGCCGGACTGACCGCTGCCCTTTACGCTGCCCGTGCCCGCCTGCATCCTCTGGTGATCCGTGGACAGACCCCCGGAGGCCAGATCACCACCACCGAACAGATCGACAATTTCCCTGGTTTTCCAGACGGCATCAGCGGTTTTGACCTGGCTGTGCAGATGGAGCGCCACGCCCAGAAATACGGAGCGCAGTACCTGGATGCTTTTGTGAGCCAGGTCCGTCTGGAGCAGCGTCCTTACCTGATCCACACCGACGATGGACAGCAGATCCGTGCAGACCAGCTGATCATCGCCACCGGAAGCACCCCGAAAACACTGGGCATTCCTGGTGAACGGGAGTTTCACAACGCTGGTGTCGAGCACTGCGCCACCTGCGATGGACCGCTTTATGCAGGCCAGACTGTGGTGGTGGTGGGAGGGGGAAGCACTGCCCTGACGGATGCACTGCAGCTTTCCCGTTATGCAAAAGAAGTGCTGCTCCTTCACCGTTCAGGACAGTTCCGTGCTGAAAAGGTGTTGCAGGAACAGGTGCAGGCTGCACCCAACATTCACCTGCATTTACACACCAGACTTCTTGAAATTCAGGGCTCTGATCAGGTGGAACGGGTTTTGATCGAAGACCTGCAGAGCCAGCAGACCCGCCTTCTGCACACCAATGCTGTTTTTGTGTGCATTGGGTCCACGCCCAGCAGCCAGCTCTTTGCAGGACAGCTGGACTTCACCCCTCAGGGACACATTGTTGCCGACCAGAGGGGCCGCACCAGCAAAGCGGGCGTTTACGCTGTTGGGGAAGTCACGGACAGCCCCTACCGTCAGGCCGTCACCAGTGCAGCAGAAGGCGCACGTGCCGCATTAGAAGCCATTCACACTGCACCTGTTCTGGAAAGGACCACCCCATGA
- a CDS encoding LysR family transcriptional regulator, giving the protein MIEIRLLRYFVVVAEKLHFARAAEELHLAPQPLSQAIRRLEDQLGVQLFLRTSRKVELTPAGQVFYTRTRSLLTQLEETIQLTQRVSRGGAGSMRVGYVPGATASILPQLIQICNAQYPDLRLHLKEMTALEQLNALENQQLDAGIIVGLTFPGPIQHLLLKQEPLVAVLPAGHPLAGQSLTPEMLQKESIIGYDPLHCPELVTFIDEVAPAGHRQKELRQVVMSEASALSLADAGLGIAIVTESQGKRASTARVSPILHTHTSYHLVWQDNGNPTVQGMLSLREHLHLPLH; this is encoded by the coding sequence ATGATCGAGATCCGTTTGCTGCGTTATTTTGTGGTGGTGGCAGAGAAACTGCATTTCGCCCGTGCTGCCGAAGAACTGCACCTCGCTCCCCAGCCGCTCAGTCAGGCCATCAGACGGCTGGAAGACCAGTTGGGGGTGCAACTGTTCCTGCGCACCTCCCGCAAGGTGGAACTGACCCCTGCAGGGCAGGTCTTTTACACGCGCACCCGTTCCCTCTTGACCCAGCTGGAAGAAACCATCCAGCTCACCCAGCGGGTCTCCCGTGGCGGAGCAGGCTCCATGCGGGTGGGTTATGTGCCTGGAGCAACTGCCAGCATCCTGCCGCAACTCATCCAGATCTGCAATGCGCAGTACCCGGATTTGCGCCTGCATCTGAAGGAAATGACCGCTCTGGAGCAACTGAACGCCCTGGAAAACCAGCAACTGGACGCTGGCATCATTGTGGGCCTGACCTTTCCTGGCCCCATTCAGCACCTGCTTTTGAAACAGGAACCTCTGGTGGCGGTGCTGCCTGCAGGGCATCCTCTGGCTGGGCAATCCCTCACCCCCGAAATGCTGCAGAAGGAATCCATCATCGGATATGATCCTCTGCACTGCCCGGAACTGGTGACTTTCATTGATGAGGTGGCCCCTGCAGGACACCGCCAGAAAGAGCTGCGTCAGGTGGTGATGTCTGAAGCGTCTGCCCTGAGCCTGGCAGACGCTGGTCTGGGCATCGCCATCGTGACCGAAAGCCAGGGAAAACGGGCCAGCACTGCCAGGGTCTCCCCCATCCTGCACACCCACACCAGTTACCATCTGGTCTGGCAGGACAACGGCAACCCCACCGTGCAGGGCATGCTGAGCCTCAGAGAACACCTGCATTTGCCGTTGCATTGA
- a CDS encoding class I SAM-dependent methyltransferase: protein MQQGLMDKLYFLDYCNEVHNIVDFGAADGSLIELLYNRFGNTKRYFAVDNSLEMLGILHNRFQGNPCVSVVGDMKDLPSIFGTDKTAVILSSVLHEIYSYGTDLRQFEKTIFGGGFSDCPEYIFIRDMSLSRTANRPIDINDLMRLRTKANPATLQEYTDFWGEIHSDRDMLHYLLKYRYEDNFDRENRENYFALPYERLLEIVGSKYYFVHHEHYVLPFLRNVIYRDFGITVRDNTHVKLILRRKQ, encoded by the coding sequence ATGCAACAGGGTCTGATGGACAAGCTTTACTTTCTGGACTACTGCAACGAGGTGCACAACATTGTTGATTTTGGAGCAGCAGATGGAAGTTTGATTGAACTGCTGTACAACCGGTTTGGCAACACCAAAAGGTATTTCGCAGTGGACAACAGCCTTGAAATGCTGGGAATTTTACACAACAGGTTCCAGGGCAATCCCTGTGTCAGTGTTGTGGGTGACATGAAAGACCTTCCTTCCATCTTTGGAACGGACAAAACTGCCGTGATCTTATCAAGCGTCTTGCACGAGATCTACAGTTATGGAACGGACCTGAGACAATTCGAAAAAACCATTTTTGGTGGCGGTTTTTCTGATTGTCCAGAGTACATCTTCATTCGTGACATGAGTCTGTCTCGCACAGCAAACCGCCCGATTGACATCAACGACCTGATGCGTCTCAGAACAAAAGCAAACCCCGCAACCCTTCAAGAATACACAGACTTCTGGGGTGAGATTCATTCAGACAGGGACATGCTTCATTATCTTCTGAAGTACCGCTATGAAGACAACTTTGACCGTGAGAACAGAGAAAACTACTTCGCTCTTCCTTATGAGCGTCTTCTGGAAATTGTGGGCAGCAAGTATTATTTCGTGCATCACGAACATTATGTGTTGCCTTTCCTTCGTAATGTCATCTACAGAGACTTTGGCATCACCGTGAGGGACAACACGCATGTCAAACTCATTCTTCGCAGAAAACAATAG